In Microbacterium esteraromaticum, the following proteins share a genomic window:
- a CDS encoding SDR family oxidoreductase has product MAVSDRIAVVTGAGSGIGRAVTVAMLDAGFKVALAGRRADALEQTAAGHPDALVVPTDITIAAEVDALFERVVAEWGRVDVLFNNAGVFGPAASAAEIDPEEFTRTIEVNVTGALLCAGAAMRTMIAQQPSGGRIINNGSISAQVPRPQSVAYAVSKHAITGLTRSIDLDGRRHGISCGQIDIGNAATQIMSEIGVGSGALQADGSRLVEPTFDVADAARAVLFMAQLPAEANITSLTVAAAGMPFGGRG; this is encoded by the coding sequence GTGGCTGTGAGCGATCGCATCGCCGTCGTCACGGGTGCAGGTTCAGGGATCGGCCGGGCGGTCACCGTGGCGATGCTCGACGCCGGATTCAAGGTCGCCCTGGCGGGTCGACGGGCGGATGCCCTCGAGCAGACCGCGGCAGGGCATCCGGATGCCCTGGTCGTGCCGACCGACATCACCATAGCGGCGGAGGTCGACGCGCTTTTCGAGCGGGTCGTGGCCGAGTGGGGCCGGGTGGACGTTCTGTTCAACAATGCCGGGGTGTTCGGCCCGGCCGCATCGGCCGCCGAGATCGACCCCGAGGAGTTCACGCGCACGATCGAGGTGAACGTGACGGGCGCCCTGCTGTGCGCAGGTGCGGCGATGCGCACGATGATCGCGCAGCAGCCCTCGGGCGGACGCATCATCAACAACGGCTCGATCTCGGCGCAGGTGCCCCGCCCGCAATCGGTGGCCTACGCGGTCAGCAAGCATGCGATCACGGGGCTGACCCGGTCGATCGACCTCGATGGCCGTCGCCACGGGATCAGCTGCGGCCAGATCGACATCGGCAACGCCGCCACGCAGATCATGTCGGAGATCGGCGTGGGCTCGGGCGCCCTGCAGGCAGACGGATCGCGCCTGGTCGAGCCGACCTTCGATGTGGCGGATGCCGCTCGGGCCGTGCTGTTCATGGCGCAGCTGCCCGCGGAGGCGAACATCACCTCGCTCACGGTGGCGGCTGCGGGCATGCCGTTCGGCGGCCGCGGCTGA